In a single window of the Methanolobus psychrophilus R15 genome:
- a CDS encoding 50S ribosomal protein L44e has protein sequence MKIPKRVRTYCPSCKKHTEVVVERVKKGKASSLTHIARQKKRQTGIGNTGKFSKVPGGDKPTKRIWLKYKCTECNKAHQRPCFRAKKFEFAE, from the coding sequence ATGAAGATCCCGAAGAGAGTCAGAACATATTGCCCTTCATGCAAGAAACACACTGAGGTAGTTGTGGAAAGAGTGAAGAAGGGGAAAGCATCGTCTTTGACACATATCGCAAGGCAGAAGAAGCGCCAGACAGGTATCGGTAACACCGGTAAATTCTCAAAGGTCCCTGGAGGAGACAAACCCACCAAGAGGATATGGCTCAAGTACAAGTGCACTGAGTGCAACAAAGCACACCAGAGACCATGTTTCAGAGCAAAGAAGTTCGAATTCGCGGAGTGA
- a CDS encoding translation initiation factor 2 subunit alpha (aeIF-2a), with protein MEQNNWPEIGDFVVCTVKDVTDFGAYTTLEEYDGKEGFIHISEIKAGWVKYVRDHVREGQKIVCKVLNVDSSRRHIDLSLKDVNEHQKRAKIQEWKSEQKATKWLQFVAEETGTSEDEMQKAAQKLTEHFGTLYSAFEEAAMIGANAFNEIKLKKKLVASIVQIAQNNIKLPYVDIAGYVDLTSILPEGIDIIKEALMAANAIEEENVRLDITYTGAPRYRIKVIAPDYKKAEAVLKRAATMAVTTIEELGGKGEFHRHNDTVKA; from the coding sequence ATGGAACAGAACAATTGGCCAGAGATCGGAGATTTCGTTGTCTGTACCGTAAAGGATGTAACTGACTTCGGTGCGTATACGACACTTGAAGAGTACGATGGGAAAGAAGGTTTCATCCATATCTCCGAAATCAAGGCTGGGTGGGTCAAGTACGTACGGGACCATGTGAGAGAAGGGCAAAAGATAGTCTGCAAAGTTCTCAATGTGGACTCATCCCGTCGTCACATCGACCTTTCCCTTAAAGACGTTAACGAGCATCAGAAGCGCGCAAAGATCCAGGAATGGAAGAGCGAGCAGAAAGCAACTAAGTGGCTTCAGTTCGTGGCAGAGGAAACCGGCACTAGTGAAGATGAGATGCAGAAAGCTGCTCAGAAGCTGACAGAACATTTCGGCACTCTTTACTCAGCTTTTGAAGAAGCTGCAATGATCGGGGCCAACGCGTTCAACGAGATCAAGCTGAAGAAGAAGCTTGTTGCCAGTATAGTCCAGATAGCCCAGAACAACATAAAACTGCCTTATGTAGATATTGCAGGATATGTTGACCTGACATCCATCCTTCCTGAAGGAATAGACATCATAAAGGAAGCTCTTATGGCGGCTAATGCTATCGAGGAAGAGAACGTGAGGCTGGACATCACTTACACAGGTGCACCCAGATACCGTATCAAAGTGATCGCGCCCGACTATAAGAAGGCTGAGGCCGTGTTGAAGAGAGCTGCAACAATGGCCGTCACTACTATCGAAGAGCTTGGCGGGAAAGGAGAATTCCACAGGCATAACGACACAGTAAAGGCGTGA
- a CDS encoding Sporulation protein YtfJ, producing MGLDEIIKEITHETESIVNTKTLIGEPTTWEGKTIMPIMKVSAGFGSAGGENHQESGQTGYAGGGYAGVNMEPIGFVVISEEDVRLLTLSGRSSFNSIIDVIPELASRLPYAASRVKEAGTHMAEDVNKKIRERREKRSEEGKSSMTDMVKEGAEKISQRVKDMQSEEGSMAEKIRHGAEEISKKAKNLRGKVEGESESESSQPFGEKEPSEENKQAFGSRSMEEGGSGGSSQSFGGRGGA from the coding sequence ATGGGGTTAGATGAAATAATCAAAGAAATAACTCACGAAACTGAGAGCATAGTGAATACCAAGACACTGATTGGTGAACCCACTACCTGGGAAGGGAAGACCATAATGCCGATCATGAAAGTTTCTGCCGGTTTCGGGAGTGCTGGCGGGGAGAATCATCAGGAAAGCGGCCAGACAGGGTACGCCGGTGGAGGATATGCCGGGGTTAATATGGAACCTATTGGTTTTGTTGTGATCTCTGAAGAAGATGTCCGTCTGCTTACGTTGTCAGGCAGAAGCAGTTTCAATAGTATTATCGATGTGATCCCGGAACTGGCAAGCAGACTGCCTTATGCCGCATCCAGGGTAAAGGAAGCTGGCACCCACATGGCCGAGGATGTTAATAAAAAGATCAGGGAAAGGCGAGAGAAGCGGTCTGAGGAAGGAAAAAGCTCGATGACCGATATGGTCAAAGAGGGCGCAGAAAAGATAAGTCAGAGAGTAAAGGACATGCAATCTGAGGAAGGCTCGATGGCTGAAAAGATTAGGCATGGTGCTGAAGAGATAAGTAAAAAAGCAAAAAATCTCAGGGGAAAGGTTGAAGGTGAGTCTGAAAGCGAAAGCAGCCAGCCTTTTGGTGAGAAAGAACCTTCAGAAGAGAACAAACAGGCCTTTGGCAGTCGTTCAATGGAGGAAGGTGGATCCGGTGGAAGCAGCCAGTCCTTCGGTGGCAGGGGAGGAGCTTAA
- a CDS encoding PHP-like protein: protein MACSGKMDLPTIAQEAAKKGIDLVATGDCIHPQWMKEIRDAAVDDENIVLGKTTFTLTTEIEDNHRVHHLLILPSISKAQELAETMARHGNLSSDGRPTVRLNGTEIAEIARDIGALIGPCHAFTPWTAMYAYHDSLKSCYGDMTDYVSFLELGLSADSDYADRISELHRLTFLTNSDAHSPVPNKLAREFNRMEVPDMSFEGLRKAILRQNNYRVIMNVGFYPQEGKYNESACIKCFTHYSLEESVSSKWKCSVCGGRIKKGVYDRVNELADLPRPVHPDHRPPYVHLMPLSEIIMMALGHASINTKGVQDAWNTLLDRFTDELQVLLHTQPQNMDFVDKRVVDAILAFREGKVILHPGGGGQYGHIELPPDMGTARTAGKEEDGKGNKKSQSSLFDF, encoded by the coding sequence ATGGCCTGTTCAGGCAAAATGGACCTCCCAACCATAGCACAAGAGGCTGCAAAAAAAGGCATAGATCTGGTCGCGACTGGGGACTGCATACACCCCCAATGGATGAAAGAGATAAGAGATGCCGCGGTCGATGATGAGAACATTGTCCTGGGAAAAACTACTTTTACACTTACAACAGAGATCGAGGACAATCACCGTGTCCATCATCTTTTGATACTTCCTTCCATATCCAAAGCTCAGGAGCTTGCAGAAACGATGGCCAGGCACGGCAATCTTTCTTCTGACGGGCGCCCCACTGTACGCCTTAACGGAACAGAGATAGCTGAGATAGCCAGGGACATCGGAGCTCTGATCGGACCCTGTCATGCCTTTACCCCCTGGACTGCCATGTATGCTTACCATGATTCCCTTAAAAGCTGTTATGGAGACATGACTGATTATGTATCGTTTCTGGAACTTGGCCTGAGCGCAGACAGTGACTATGCAGACCGCATAAGCGAACTCCACAGGTTGACCTTCCTTACTAATTCCGATGCGCATTCCCCTGTTCCCAACAAGCTTGCAAGAGAATTCAACAGGATGGAAGTTCCTGACATGTCTTTTGAAGGGCTCAGGAAAGCAATCCTCAGACAGAACAATTACCGGGTCATAATGAACGTAGGATTCTATCCCCAGGAGGGAAAGTATAACGAGTCTGCCTGCATCAAATGTTTCACCCACTACTCACTGGAAGAGAGCGTTTCAAGCAAATGGAAATGCAGCGTTTGCGGAGGGCGTATCAAGAAAGGAGTATATGACAGGGTCAACGAGCTTGCAGACCTTCCGCGACCCGTCCATCCTGACCACAGGCCTCCGTATGTGCATCTGATGCCCCTCTCTGAGATTATCATGATGGCTCTGGGACATGCCAGTATCAATACCAAAGGAGTGCAGGATGCATGGAACACACTTCTTGACAGGTTCACAGACGAGCTGCAGGTACTCCTCCACACACAGCCACAAAACATGGACTTCGTGGATAAGAGGGTCGTTGATGCGATACTTGCTTTCAGGGAAGGGAAGGTCATTCTCCATCCAGGAGGCGGCGGCCAGTATGGACATATCGAACTACCTCCGGATATGGGAACAGCCAGGACAGCAGGAAAAGAAGAGGACGGCAAAGGAAACAAAAAGAGCCAGAGCTCCCTGTTTGATTTCTGA
- a CDS encoding 30S ribosomal protein S27e: MNKPKSRFLRVKCNDCENEQVIFGSASRKVTCLVCGRTLAEPTGGKSTITTHILEVLE; this comes from the coding sequence ATGAACAAACCCAAGAGCAGATTCTTACGTGTAAAGTGCAACGACTGCGAGAACGAGCAGGTCATCTTCGGCAGTGCAAGCCGAAAGGTAACATGCCTTGTCTGCGGAAGGACACTTGCAGAGCCAACCGGCGGCAAATCCACGATAACAACACATATCCTTGAAGTCCTTGAATAA